From one Luteolibacter sp. SL250 genomic stretch:
- a CDS encoding arylsulfatase, with amino-acid sequence MTLSRFRLPLLSALIAFLSPTSGAAEKSCCATPTGRGALFAVATAAPEKAEEKKQPNIIYLLADDLGGDDVGWRNPEIRTPHLDKLAASGAKLDQYYVQPVCSPTRAAFLTGRYPLRYGFQTGVVRPWAGYGLPLEERLLPQALKEAGYETAISGKWHLGHFKPEYLPTRRGFDHQYGHYNGAIDYYTHIRDDGFDWHRNDKVSGDEGYSTELIGKEAATRIRGRDKSKPLFLYVPFNGVHSPHQVPERYLSLYPQFEGNRKTYAAMISALDDAVGEIVKALADEKLSDDTLIIFSSDNGGPNPGKLSNNGKLRAGKGTVHEGGVRVVAFATWPGTIAAGSTVETPIHITDWYPTLLAVTGAPREQKLPVDGKDISAVLKGGTIPEREIVLNVSPNSGAIRSGDWKLVVKNGRTDDEEGDAKPAPAAAAKVELYNLADDVSEKSDLSTAHPEKVKELKAIYDSLSAEAAAPKLRPKPRDFKTPAVWGE; translated from the coding sequence ATGACGCTTTCCCGCTTCCGTCTCCCGCTGCTGTCCGCCCTGATAGCGTTTCTTTCTCCGACATCCGGAGCTGCCGAGAAATCCTGCTGCGCCACGCCCACCGGCCGGGGTGCGCTGTTCGCCGTGGCCACCGCCGCGCCGGAGAAGGCGGAGGAAAAGAAGCAACCGAACATCATCTACCTGCTGGCGGATGACCTGGGCGGCGATGACGTGGGCTGGCGGAACCCGGAGATCAGGACACCCCACCTCGACAAGCTCGCCGCCTCCGGTGCGAAGCTGGACCAATACTATGTCCAGCCCGTCTGCTCCCCTACCCGCGCCGCCTTCCTCACCGGCAGGTATCCCCTGCGCTATGGATTCCAGACCGGGGTCGTCCGGCCATGGGCGGGGTATGGACTGCCGCTGGAGGAAAGATTGCTCCCGCAGGCGCTGAAAGAGGCGGGCTATGAGACGGCCATCAGCGGCAAGTGGCATCTCGGCCACTTCAAGCCGGAGTATCTGCCGACACGGCGGGGCTTCGATCACCAATATGGGCACTACAACGGCGCGATCGACTATTACACCCACATCCGGGACGACGGATTCGACTGGCACCGCAATGACAAGGTCAGCGGCGATGAAGGCTACAGCACCGAACTCATCGGCAAGGAGGCCGCCACCCGCATCCGCGGGCGGGACAAATCGAAGCCGCTGTTCCTCTATGTGCCGTTCAATGGCGTGCACAGCCCCCACCAGGTGCCGGAGCGCTACCTTTCCCTCTACCCGCAGTTCGAGGGCAACCGGAAGACCTACGCGGCGATGATCAGCGCGCTGGATGACGCCGTGGGTGAGATCGTGAAGGCGCTCGCCGACGAGAAGCTTTCCGATGACACGCTCATCATTTTCTCCAGCGACAACGGTGGGCCGAATCCCGGCAAGCTGTCCAACAACGGGAAGCTCCGCGCGGGCAAAGGCACCGTCCATGAGGGCGGCGTGCGGGTGGTCGCCTTCGCCACCTGGCCCGGCACCATCGCCGCAGGTTCCACGGTGGAGACGCCGATCCACATCACCGACTGGTACCCCACGCTGCTGGCCGTGACCGGCGCACCGCGGGAACAGAAGCTGCCGGTTGATGGCAAGGACATCTCCGCGGTGCTGAAGGGCGGAACGATCCCCGAGCGGGAGATCGTGCTGAATGTTTCGCCGAACTCCGGTGCGATCCGCTCCGGCGACTGGAAGCTGGTCGTGAAGAACGGCCGGACCGACGATGAGGAAGGAGACGCGAAACCCGCGCCCGCCGCCGCGGCGAAAGTTGAACTCTACAACCTGGCGGATGATGTTTCGGAAAAGAGCGACCTTTCCACCGCCCATCCGGAAAAGGTGAAGGAGTTGAAGGCCATCTACGACTCCCTGTCCGCCGAGGCCGCCGCACCGAAGCTCCGGCCGAAGCCACGTGATTTCAAGACCCCCGCCGTGTGGGGCGAGTGA
- a CDS encoding quinone-dependent dihydroorotate dehydrogenase, producing MFDSLYPLFRAGLFQLDAETAHHLSLVSLRAAEKSGALALTCPQNDYGSPVEVMGLKFPNKVGLAAGLDKEGNTIDALGRLGFGFVEIGTITPRPQAGNPKPRLFRLIPHEAIINRMGFNNPGIDAGVANVKASRKFSGVIGFNIGKNKDTPNENAADDYLICLRAAYTVADYIAVNLSSPNTPGLRDLQGAEASARLLDLLKKEQEKLAAEHGKKVPLLFKVAPDLEEQHIADLARVFVDGGLDGVIATNTTLDRHAVAGHAYANEAGGLSGKPVLEKSTRVLASFAHHLEGKAALIGVGGISSVEDAKAKISAGADLVQIYTSFIYQGPKLVREIAQAL from the coding sequence GTGTTCGACTCGCTTTACCCCTTGTTCCGCGCGGGCCTTTTCCAACTGGATGCGGAAACCGCCCACCATCTGAGCCTCGTATCGCTCCGTGCGGCGGAGAAATCCGGCGCACTGGCCCTCACCTGCCCGCAGAATGACTATGGCAGCCCGGTGGAGGTCATGGGGCTGAAGTTCCCGAACAAGGTTGGCTTGGCGGCCGGACTGGACAAGGAAGGCAACACCATCGACGCGCTGGGCCGCCTGGGATTCGGTTTCGTCGAGATCGGCACCATCACCCCGCGCCCGCAGGCCGGGAACCCGAAGCCGCGGCTTTTCCGGCTGATCCCGCATGAAGCGATCATCAACCGCATGGGCTTCAACAACCCTGGCATCGACGCCGGGGTGGCGAACGTGAAGGCGTCGCGGAAATTCAGCGGCGTCATCGGTTTCAACATCGGCAAGAACAAGGACACGCCGAACGAAAACGCGGCGGACGACTACTTGATCTGCCTGCGCGCCGCCTACACCGTGGCGGACTACATCGCCGTGAATCTTTCCTCTCCGAACACCCCCGGCCTGCGTGACCTGCAGGGTGCGGAGGCCAGCGCCCGCCTTCTGGACCTGCTGAAGAAGGAGCAGGAAAAGCTGGCGGCGGAGCATGGGAAGAAGGTGCCGCTTCTTTTCAAGGTGGCTCCGGATCTGGAGGAGCAGCACATCGCGGACCTGGCCCGCGTCTTCGTGGACGGCGGGCTGGACGGCGTCATCGCCACGAACACCACGCTCGACCGCCACGCGGTGGCCGGACATGCGTATGCGAACGAGGCGGGCGGGCTTTCCGGAAAACCGGTGCTGGAGAAAAGCACGCGGGTGCTGGCATCCTTCGCCCACCACCTGGAAGGAAAGGCCGCGCTCATCGGCGTGGGTGGCATTTCATCCGTCGAGGATGCGAAGGCGAAGATCTCAGCCGGTGCCGACTTGGTGCAGATCTACACCTCCTTCATCTACCAGGGACCGAAGCTGGTCAGGGAGATTGCGCAGGCGTTGTGA